Proteins encoded within one genomic window of Oryza glaberrima chromosome 12, OglaRS2, whole genome shotgun sequence:
- the LOC127758006 gene encoding leucine-rich repeat receptor protein kinase HPCA1-like, whose product MGVSPWNIIFLLIVLVQVFVASADTNAQDTSGLNGIAGSWGNKPSNWAGNDPCGDKWIGIICTGNRVTSIRLSSFGLFGTLSGDIQSLTELQYLDLSYNKNLNGPLPSTIGTLSKLQNLILVGCGFTGEIPKEIGQLSNLIFLSLNSNKFTGSIPPSLGGLSKLYWFDLADNQLTGGLPISNATSPGLDNLTSTKHFHFGINQLSGSIPSQIFNSNMKLIHLLLDNNKFSGSIPSTLGLLKTLEVLRFDNNPQLTGPVPTNLKNLTSLAEFHLANCNLTGPLPDLTGMTSLSFVDMSNNSFSPSDVPTWFTASLSLTSLYLENLRIGGEVPQGLFSLPSIQTLRLRGNHLNGTLSILDFSSQLQLVDLRDNDITTVTSAGMTYKKTLMLSGNPYCNQGNDDAHCKASGQSNPALPPYKTTSNCPALPPQCLSTQQLSPNCICSVPYRGTLFFRSPGFSDLGNSSYFIQLEGTMKTKFLSLSLPVDSIAIHDPFVDANNNLEMSLEVYPSGKDQFSEQDISGIGFILSNQTYKPPSNFGPYYFLGQTYSFANGALQTSKSNTNHIPLIVGASVGGAAVIAALLALIICIARRKRSPKQTEDRSQSYVSWDIKSTSTSTAPQVRGARMFSFDELKKVTNNFSEANDIGTGGYGKVYRGTLPTGQLVAVKRSQQGSLQGNLEFRTEIELLSRVHHKNVVSLVGFCFDQGEQMLVYEYVPNGTLKESLTGKSGVRLDWKRRLRVVLGAAKGIAYLHELADPPIIHRDIKSSNVLLDERLNAKVSDFGLSKLLGEDGRGQITTQVKGTMGYLDPEYYMTQQLTDRSDVYSFGVLLLEVITARKPLERGRYVVREVKEAVDRRKDMYGLHELLDPALGASSALAGLEPYVDLALRCVEESGADRPSMGEAVAEIERIAKVAGAGGAAAAESAASDSMSYAASRTPRHPYGGGGGDSASEYSGGGLPSMRVEPK is encoded by the exons GGACTTATCCTACAACAAGAACTTGAATGGCCCCCTTCCTTCAACCATTGGAACCTTGAGCAAGCTCCAAAACTT AATTCTTGTCGGCTGCGGCTTTACAGGTGAAATACCAAAGGAGATAGGCCAGCTCTCAAACCTGATATTTCT ATCATTGAACTCCAACAAGTTCACTGGTAGCATACCGCCATCGCTTGGCGGCCTCTCAAAGCTATATTGGTTTGATCTGGCTGACAATCAGCTCACTGGAGGACTTCCAATATCCAATGCGACAAGTCCTGGTCTGGATAATCTCACAAGTACTAAGCACTT CCATTTTGGGATAAACCAGCTCTCTGGCAGCATACCTAGCCAgattttcaactcaaatatgAAGCTGATACATCT GCTTCTTGACAACAACAAATTCTCCGGTAGCATCCCCTCTACTCTCGGCCTTCTTAAAACGCTGGAAGTCCT GCGTTTCGACAACAATCCACAATTGACTGGGCCAGTTCCTACCAACCTTAAAAATCTAACCAGCCTTGCAGAATT CCATCTAGCAAACTGCAATCTTACTGGTCCACTGCCAGACCTAACAGGAATGACCTCACTCAGCTTTGT GGACATGAGCAACAATAGCTTCAGTCCATCTGATGTGCCCACCTGGTTCACCGCTTCGCTATCACTGACTTCACT GTACCTAGAAAATCTTCGCATCGGTGGGGAGGTACCGCAAGGTCTCTTCAGTCTTCCCTCAATTCAGACATT GAGGCTTCGGGGCAACCATCTGAATGGCACCCTAAGTATATTAGACTTCAGCAGCCAACTCCAGCTAGTCGATTTGCGGGACAATGATATCACAACAGTTACTAGTGCAGGAATGACATACAAGAAGACACTCAT GCTCTCAGGAAATCCATATTGCAACCAAGGGAACGACGACGCGCACTGCAAAGCCTCCGGACAATCGAACCCGGCATTGCCACCATACAAGACTACCTCCAACTGCCCTGCCCTGCCTCCCCAATGCCTCTCAACCCAACAGCTGAGCCCAAACTGCATTTGCTCTGTGCCATACAGAGGCACGCTCTTCTTCAGATCTCCAGGTTTTTCAGACCTGGGCAATAGCTCATACTTCATTCAGCTGGAGGGGACAATGAAAACCAAGTTCTTGAGCCTCAGTCTCCCGGTTGATTCGATCGCGATCCACGACCCATTCGTCGATGCCAACAACAACTTGGAGATGAGCTTGGAGGTGTACCCCAGTGGCAAGGATCAGTTTAGTGAGCAAGACATTTCTGGCATTGGCTTCATCCTGAGTAACCAGACATATAAGCCTCCTTCTAACTTTGGCCCATACTATTTCCTTGGACAGACCTACTCCTTTGCTAATG GGGCGTTGCAAACTTCAAAATCGAACACGAACCACATCCCGCTTATCGTCGGTGCTTCGGTTGGAGGTGCAGCTGTAATTGCAGCATTGCTTGCACTCATAATTTGCATTGCTAGAAGGAAGAGAAGTCCAAAGCAGACTGAAGATAGGAGCCAGTCTTATG TTTCCTGGGACATCAAGAGCACCAGCACTAGCACTGCCCCGCAGGTGCGAGGCGCGAGGATGTTCTCCTTCGACGAGCTGAAGAAGGTCACCAACAACTTCTCGGAGGCCAATGACATCGGCACCGGAGGCTACGGGAAG GTTTACAGGGGAACACTTCCTACTGGGCAGCTGGTTGCCGTGAAGAGATCCCAGCAAGGCTCCCTGCAGGGCAACCTCGAGTTCAGGACTGAGATCGAGCTCCTGTCCAGGGTTCATCACAAGAATGTCGTCAGCCTCGTTGGATTCTGCTTCGACCAGGGTGAGCAGATGCTCGTCTACGAGTATGTCCCCAATGGCACCCTCAAGGAGAGCCTCACAG GGAAATCTGGTGTGAGGCTGGACTGGAAGCGGCGGCTCCGGGTTGTCCTCGGTGCGGCGAAGGGTATCGCCTACCTGCATGAGCTCGCCGACCCTCCGATCATCCACCGTGACATCAAGTCGAGCAATGTTCTCCTGGATGAGCGGCTCAATGCCAAGGTCTCTGACTTCGGCCTGTCCAAGCTTCTCGGCGAGGACGGTCGTGGTCAGATCACCACCCAAGTCAAGGGCACAATG GGGTACCTGGACCCGGAGTACTACATGACGCAGCAGCTGACGGACCggagcgacgtgtacagcttcggcgtccTGCTGCTGGAGGTGATCACGGCGAGGAAGCCGCTGGAGCGCGGGCGCTACGTGGTCCGGGAGGTCAAGGAGGCGGTGGACCGCCGCAAGGACATGTACGGCCTCCACGAGCTCCTCGACCCCGCGCTGGGTGCCTCCTCGGCGCTCGCCGGCCTCGAGCCGTACGTCGACCTCGCCCTCCGCTGCGTCGAGGAGTCCGGCGCCGACCGCCCCTCCATGGGCGAGGCCGTCGCCGAGATCGAGCGGATCGCCAAGGTGGCCGGCGCTGGgggtgcggccgccgccgagtcgGCGGCGTCGGACTCCATGAGCTACGCCGCTAGCCGGACGCCGCGCCACCcctatggcggcggcggcggcgacagcgcgtCGGAGTatagcggcggcgggctgccgTCGATGAGGGTGGAGCCCAAGTGA